CCCAGCGGCGATGCGGTTGACGAGGTGCGGATTTAACTGCTGGATCGAGCGACGCGACATACCCACGAGTATAGGATGATGCGTGCCGGCGACCAATTCGTCGGTGACGTTCGCAGTGGCACTTCAGGGGCGAGTGGCGTTATGGCGGACTTGGTCTGGGCAGTCATCGTGGTTGGGATCGCCACCGCGGCTACCTTTATCGCGGCACAGCGCATCACCCGGCGGTTCAGCCGATCGAGCCTGTTGACCGTCCTGCTGTTGGTGTCGGCCGGGCTGGCGCTCTACCTGCAGCATGGAATGGACAAGCCGTGGGTCGCACGGCTCATCCCGCTCAGCAACGCGATCATCCTCGGAAACTTCTCGCCGTTGATCGCCGCGGTGCTCGCGGGCACGGCGTGCAACGCGATCTCCGGGGCGTGGTGGCGCAAACTGCTCATCCCCGGGTCGATGGTCCTGCTGGCATGCTGGGCGGCGTGGCAGCCGCTTAGCGCAGTTCAACCGATCGACGGCGCTCGGCTGGTCAAGGGCATCTGGCGGCAGACCGACCAAGCCTCCTGCGCGCCATCGGCAGCGGCCACGTTCCTGAACGCACAGGGCATCGCCGCGACGCAAGATGAGATGGCCAGGCTCTGCCGTACGACCGATCAAGGCACCGCCACGCTCGGCCTGTATCGCGGGCTGGTGCTGAAGACCGCCGGCACGCCTTGGAAGGTGCAGGTGGTGACCGCCGACACGATCGCGGCGCTTCGCGATGAGGCGACCTCGCCGATCATCATCAACACTCAGTTGAGGACGATCGCGGACGTCGACCCCCTCTACGTCACCGACTGGGGTTGGGCCCCCGGCGTGCGCCATACCGTGGTGCTGCTTGAGTTCATCGGCAACCGCAATCTGGTCGTCGCCGACCCCGCCGTGGGCCGCGAGCGGTGGGACTTGGATAACTTGCGCGTGCTATGGCACGGCGAGGGGTTTCAGTTGGTGCCAAGGTAGGCAGTATTCAATTGGCCGTCACGCCGCGAAATCGAACACTGGCGTCTCGATCGTCCGGGATGGCTTTTTGCCTTCTCGGACGATCTGGTGAATGCGCTCAACGGTGGTCGGTGAAAACAGCTGTTCTCCGGTAGCGACGTTGACGCGTGCCGGAACCTGTTCAATGACGTACAGCTTCCCGTCCAACTCGACGGTGTAGTTCACGCGCTGCTCGACCAGCACTTCATCGTTCGCTGCACTCATGCTTTCCTCACTCGGTGGTCAATCCACTGCTGGGGATCCGGCTCGTAAACCGTAATGATCTTAATCAGTGGCCGCGTTGGATAGCTGCATAAAATGCGGAGCGGCCGTTTCGCCTGAGTATACCCCAGAATGAGGCAAGTCGGGCCGTACTTATCCTGCGGATAATCTTCGATGAGTTCCGCAATGGCGATCGCCTCGAGCATTTCGGCGATCGTTATCCCTCGCTTCAGCGATTGATCCACCGCGTGCCGAGACAGCTCAAACAGGTCGACCGCAATTTTGGCCCGGATCTCCTGAATCATGCCCCCAGCCGATCCGGGTTCAGCCCCGTCAGTTCATCGATCACGAACAGCCCATCCTTGCGGATCAGTTTGCCGTCGAACCAGATTTCGCCACCGCCGTACTCGGGGCGTTGGATGCAGACCATGTCCCAGTGGATCTGGCTCTTGTTGCCGTTGCCGGCCTGCTCGTAGGCCTGGCCGGGGGTGAAGTGGAAGCTGCCGGCGATCTTCTCGTCGAACAGGATGTCCTTCATGGGCTTGAGGATGTGCGGGTTGAAGGCCAGGCTCCACTCGCCGATGTAGCGGGCGCCGTCGTCGCTGTCGAGAATCTCGTTCAGTTTGGATGTCGTGGCCGATGAATCGGCTACGCCGTTGACGATCTTTCCGTTTTTCAGTTCCAGCTTCACGTGGTTGAAGACGGTGCCGCGGTAGAGGGTTTCGCAGTTGAAGGCGATCGTGCCGTTGACGCTGTCGCGCACCGGGCAGGTGAAGCATTCGCCGTCGGGAATGTTCGATTCACCGCTGCAGCCGACGGCGCCGATACCCTTGATGCTGAAGCGCAAATCGGTGCCGGGGCCCTTAATGTGCACCTGATCGGTGCGCGACATCAGCTCCTGCAGCGGCTGCATCGCCTTGGCCATGGCGGCGTAGTCGACGCCGGCGCAGACGCGGAAGTAGAAGTCCTCGAACGCCTCGGTGCTCAGGCCGGCGGCCTGTGCCATGCTGGAGGTCGGCCAGCGCAGCACGACCCACTTGGTCTTCGGCACGCGAATGTCCTGGTGCACCGGCGTCCACCAGTGCCGCTCGTACAGTTCCATGCGCTCGCGCGGCACGTCCGACAGCTCGGAAATGTTGTGGCTGCCGCGCACGCCGATGTAGGCGTCCATCGCGCTCATGCGGGCGGCCTCCACCTCGCCGAGCAACTTCATCTGCGCCTCGGTCGCGGTGCCGAGCAGCGCCCGCATGACCTGCTGGTGATACGTGCTGACCAGCGGCACCGCCCCGGCCGCCGCGACGCGCTTGACCAGTTCCACGGTGAAGTCGGTCGGAATGTCGAACGCCTCAATCAGCACCTTCTGGCCCGGTTCCAGCCGGCAGGAATGGCGGACGAGGACGTCGGCAAGTTCAGCAAATCGTGGGTCTTTCATGGCGGCGATTAGGAATGGAAAGCGGCGCGGAGTCAACTTGGTCGGCCACCCCGGATTCCGCGAAACGATCGAACCGCAAGTGGTGGCCGCTTGCGGTTCGTCGGTGCATTGATTCGGGAGTGGGTGCTTTAAGGCTAGCGGACGAAATCTCCGCGCGATGCGTTGCCTGTCATCCCGATGGGAGCCTTGGCGACCTGAGGGATCTCGTATGACCCGCCGGGTGCCACGGGTCAGCGTACTCGCAGACCTGTGTCTTCTCGATGGCGAAAACACAGGTCTCGGAGCACCGCGACCTGTGGCCCCAAGGGACGAGTGCATGAAGCATATTAGTGCCCAGGAATGCCTGTCCTACAGAAGATGCAAGCGAACGGTCGGATCGCGGGGGCGGGGCCAGTGGCCTTGGTCTGCCCTACCGCATCACCCAGTTCTCCGCGTTCTCGTTGACGGCGTCTTCGCCGGGGTAGACTTCGTCGCCGCGGATCAGGTAGTTCAGTTGGAGGGTCTTGCGGAGGATGACCGGGTTGCCGTCGGGCGTCTTCACGTCCGTGCCGCTGGCGTCCTTCAGGAAGGTGTACTCGCCGCTCAGGCCACCCACGAAGATGCTGAACGTGCCCATCTCCGGCGACACCTCTTCCCAGATCGCCACACCGTCGCGAGCTTGGTCGGGCCCAAGGCGGAGCGCCCCACCGATGTTGTACTGCGACTCCAGGAAGCCGTTGCGCTCGCGATCCTTAATCGTGCCGAAGACCTGCGGCGGCACCTTGCTGTCGCTTCGGAACACGCGGCCATCTTTAGCCAGCAGTTCCAGCACGGGCAGGAAGGTGTGTTCGTCGTTCGTGTTGTTCGTGACCGTGTACGTGAGGTACCAGTAGGCCTTGGGCTTGTCGTTGCCGATGTCGACGACGATGCGCTGCGGCGTGCCGTGCTCGAACTTCAGCTCCCACGCCTTCGGGTACGGGCTGGGCACCGGGAAATCGCCGCGCCGCTCCTCTTTCTGCTGGGCCGACGCAAAGGGCGTCCCGGCGAGCATGGCAATGGCGAGCGCGCCGGCGACGAGAAAGCGGGAAGCGGAACGAGTA
This region of Tepidisphaeraceae bacterium genomic DNA includes:
- a CDS encoding DUF4258 domain-containing protein, encoding MIQEIRAKIAVDLFELSRHAVDQSLKRGITIAEMLEAIAIAELIEDYPQDKYGPTCLILGYTQAKRPLRILCSYPTRPLIKIITVYEPDPQQWIDHRVRKA
- a CDS encoding aminopeptidase, with amino-acid sequence MKDPRFAELADVLVRHSCRLEPGQKVLIEAFDIPTDFTVELVKRVAAAGAVPLVSTYHQQVMRALLGTATEAQMKLLGEVEAARMSAMDAYIGVRGSHNISELSDVPRERMELYERHWWTPVHQDIRVPKTKWVVLRWPTSSMAQAAGLSTEAFEDFYFRVCAGVDYAAMAKAMQPLQELMSRTDQVHIKGPGTDLRFSIKGIGAVGCSGESNIPDGECFTCPVRDSVNGTIAFNCETLYRGTVFNHVKLELKNGKIVNGVADSSATTSKLNEILDSDDGARYIGEWSLAFNPHILKPMKDILFDEKIAGSFHFTPGQAYEQAGNGNKSQIHWDMVCIQRPEYGGGEIWFDGKLIRKDGLFVIDELTGLNPDRLGA